GTAGACCGCCCAGTAGACCTCCCGGCGGCGGGCGTCGGTGGCGGCCAGGACCGGCTCGCCGGCCGCCACCGGGTGGCCGAGGCCGTCCAGCGAGCAGACGCCGTACGTGGGGATGCCGAGCACCTGACCCATGGTGGCGGCGGTGACCAGGCCGACCCGCAGCCCGGTGAACGGGCCGGGGCCGAGGCCGGCGACGATCGCGGTCAGGTCCCGGGGCCGGGCGGCGGCGTCGGCGAGCACGGCGTCCACCTGCGGGGCGAGCAGTTCGCCGTGGGCGCGGGCGTCGACCGTGCAGCGGTGCGCCCGCGACGCGACGCCCTCCGCCGAGACCTCCACCAGCGCGGCGGTCACCGCGGGCGTCGAGGAGTCCACCACCAGTACGAGCACGATTGACCAGCCTAGCCGCCCGGGCCGTCACCCCCGGTGACGCCCCACCCCACCGCCGACCGCCCCGGCCCTCCGCCCCGCCCCGCCCGCCCTCCGCGATCGTGCAGGTGCGGCTCCGTCATATGCGACACGAGCCGCAGAACGCCGACCCGAACTGCAAGATCGCAGATGGCGGGGGCAGGGGCGGGGTGGGAGGTGAGCGGCTGGGCGGGTGCCGGGGTCAGCTCGGGGTGCGGAACTTGCGGAGGAAGGCGAACAGCAGCCAGGGCCGCCGCCCGGAGATGCGCACCCGCCCGGAGAGCACGGCCCGTGCCCGGCTGACCCGGCCGAACATCATCAGGTTGAGGGTGCCCGGATCGTGGTGGATCCGGACGTCGGGCCGGGCGTCCGGCGGGGCGAACGAGACCAGCCCCCGGTGCAGCATCAACCGGATCGGGTCGATGTGGGC
This genomic interval from Micromonospora coxensis contains the following:
- the tsaB gene encoding tRNA (adenosine(37)-N6)-threonylcarbamoyltransferase complex dimerization subunit type 1 TsaB; translated protein: MLVLVVDSSTPAVTAALVEVSAEGVASRAHRCTVDARAHGELLAPQVDAVLADAAARPRDLTAIVAGLGPGPFTGLRVGLVTAATMGQVLGIPTYGVCSLDGLGHPVAAGEPVLAATDARRREVYWAVYDGAGQRIAGPNVDAPAVAADRARELAVTVAVGDGAHRYADVLGLPLRAEPRYPDATALAVLAAERIRAGAPGEALTPLYLRRPDAVAATARKPVLP